One Lemur catta isolate mLemCat1 chromosome 15, mLemCat1.pri, whole genome shotgun sequence genomic window carries:
- the RSKR gene encoding ribosomal protein S6 kinase-related protein, which yields MGAVSCGQGQHTRQGQHTQVAAPPKQGGNIRGPWKSLWSGVGTIRSGLEELWELRGHQCLNGESLEPAPLLVEKPLSEWPVPQFINLFLPEFPIRPIRGQQQLKILGLVAKGSFGTVLKVLDCAQKAVFAVKVVPKVKVLQRDTVRQCKEEVSIQRQVNHPFVHSLGDSWQGKRHLFIMCSYCRTDLYSLWLAVGCFPEASIRLFAAELVLVLCYLHDLGIIHRDVKMENILLDERGHLKLTDFGLSRHLPQGARAYTICGTLQYMAPEVLSGGPYNHAADWWSLGVLLFSLATGKFPVAAERDHVAMLASVTHRDAEIPASLNQELSLLLHELLCQNPLHRLRYLHHFQVHPFFRGVAFDPELLQKQPVNFVMETQATQPSPSESMPFNDFDCDLESFLVYPVTA from the exons atGGGAGCAGTGAGCTGTGGGCAGGGGCAACACACCCGGCAGGGGCAACACACCCAGGTAGCTGCTCCTCCCAAG CAGGGTGGCAACATCCGGGGCCCCTGGAAGAGCCTCTGGTCAGGTGTGGGGACCATCAGGTCAGGTCTGGAAGAGCTGTGGGAACTACGGGGGCATCAGTGCCTGAACGGGGAGTCCCTAGAGCCAGCCCCACTGCTGGTAGAGAAGCCGCTATCTGAGTGGCCAGTGCCTCAGTTCATCAACCTCTTTCTACCGGAGTTTCCCATTAGGCCCATTAGGGGGCAGCAGCAGCTGAAG ATTTTAGGCCTTGTGGCTAAAGGCTCCTTTGGAACTGTCCTCAAGGTGCTAGATTGTGCCCAGAAAGCTGTATTTGCAGTGAAG GTGGTACCCAAGGTAAAGGTCCTACAGAGGGACACTGTGAGGCAGTGCAAAGAGGAGGTTAGCATCCAG CGACAGGTCAACCATCCTTTTGTACACAGCTTGGGGGACAGCTGGCAGGGAAAACGGCACCTCTTCATTA TGTGTAGCTACTGCAGAACAGATCTTTACTCCCTGTGGTTGGCTGTTGGCTGCTTTCCTGAGGCTTCCATACGTCTCTTTGCTGCTGAGCTTGTCCTGGTGCTGT GCTATCTCCATGACTTGGGCATCATCCATCGAGACGTGAAG ATGGAGAATATCCTTCTGGATGAACGAg GCCATCTGAAACTGACAGACTTTGGTCTGTCCCGCCACCTGCCCCAGGGAGCCCGAGCCTATACTATCTGTGGTACTCTGCAATACATGG CCCCAGAGGTCCTGAGTGGAGGACCTTACAACCATGCTGCTGATTGGTGGTCCCTGGGTGTCTTACTTTTCTCTCTGGCAACTGGAAAG TTTCCAGTGGCTGCAGAGAGAGATCATGTGGCCATGTTGGCAAGTGTGACCCACCGTGACGCTGAGATTCCAGCTTCTCTTAACCAGGAGCTCTCACTCCTGCTCCATGAG CTCTTATGCCAGAACCCCCTCCACCGTCTGCGTTATCTGCATCACTTCCAGGTCCACCCTTTCTTTCGGGGTGTGGCCTTTGACCCAGAGCTCCTACAGAAGCAGCCAGTGAACTTTGTCATGGAGACACAAGCTACCCAGCCCAGTCCATCAGAGTCCATGCCCTTCAATGACTTTGACTGTGATTTGGAGTCCTTCCTGGTCTACCCTGTCACTGCTTGA